Proteins co-encoded in one Haladaptatus sp. ZSTT2 genomic window:
- a CDS encoding ABC transporter permease, with amino-acid sequence MSNAEVTNSSEESKSLSEQYAPQIDRTKRFARKFRRNKKAMIGLTIVLTLVLTAVAAPAIIPHSYQETNIPDRAQPPSLEHPFGTDDIGRDIFSRVIMGTRISLKVGFGSIIAALTAGTIIGTVSGYYGGLVDEVLMRMMDALMSFPPILLALTVMVVIGPDLNNVILALGFVYTPYIARVARSAALSVRNESFVDAATARGESDSFIIFREVLPNCLAPLLVQGSINIAFAMLQEASLSFLGLGTQPPNPSWGLMIDTGRDFIQTAPWMIIFPGMAIAITVIGFNMLGDGLRDVLDPKVDTVE; translated from the coding sequence ATGTCGAACGCTGAAGTCACGAACTCGTCTGAGGAATCGAAGTCTCTGAGCGAACAGTACGCCCCCCAGATTGACCGGACAAAGCGCTTCGCCCGGAAATTCCGTCGCAACAAGAAGGCGATGATTGGGCTCACCATCGTGCTCACGCTCGTGTTGACCGCGGTCGCTGCCCCCGCTATCATCCCCCATTCCTACCAAGAAACGAACATTCCAGACCGGGCACAACCGCCGTCGCTCGAACACCCGTTCGGAACCGACGACATCGGACGCGACATCTTCAGCCGCGTTATCATGGGAACACGCATCTCGCTGAAAGTCGGCTTCGGGTCGATTATCGCAGCACTCACCGCCGGGACGATTATCGGAACCGTCTCGGGGTACTACGGCGGCCTCGTAGACGAGGTGTTGATGCGGATGATGGACGCGCTCATGTCCTTCCCGCCGATTCTCCTCGCGCTCACCGTGATGGTCGTCATCGGCCCCGACCTCAACAACGTCATCTTGGCGCTTGGGTTCGTGTACACGCCGTACATCGCTCGCGTGGCCCGGAGTGCCGCGCTCTCGGTACGTAACGAGTCGTTCGTCGATGCGGCGACCGCTCGCGGCGAGAGTGATTCGTTCATCATCTTCCGCGAGGTGTTGCCAAACTGTCTCGCTCCCCTGCTCGTCCAAGGGTCAATTAACATCGCCTTCGCCATGCTCCAGGAAGCGAGTCTCTCGTTCCTCGGGCTTGGCACCCAGCCGCCAAACCCGTCGTGGGGGCTGATGATTGACACCGGACGTGACTTCATACAGACCGCACCGTGGATGATTATCTTCCCGGGAATGGCCATCGCCATCACCGTCATCGGCTTCAACATGCTCGGTGACGGCCTGCGCGACGTGCTTGACCCCAAGGTGGACACTGTCGAATGA
- a CDS encoding ABC transporter permease, protein MSLHNYLARRVGFMVVTLFLVSLITFAITNILPGDVALLILGPNAGEESLHQLQTQLGLNQPLYIQYLSWVQDVVVGNMGTSIRFGDPVAQLIAEKLPRSLMLAVAATFVAVMLAIPLGVIAAVKQNEGPDLAASTFSFVGVSIPIFLWGLVFILVFAVWLDWFPTGGYVPPSEDPIGTLKHLVLPATSMGFALTAYVMRMTRSSMIEVLSEEYIRFAKAKGMTQRIIVLRHALRNAIIPVITVVAFQFSYAFGGVVVLEKVFVWPGIGNLTLTAIQSRDIPLLQGCIIVVALIFMISNFTADLLYAYFDPRIRYGGDE, encoded by the coding sequence ATGTCCCTGCACAACTATCTCGCTCGCCGGGTCGGGTTCATGGTGGTGACACTGTTTCTCGTCTCGCTCATCACGTTCGCCATCACGAACATCCTCCCGGGCGACGTTGCGCTGTTAATTCTCGGCCCGAACGCCGGTGAGGAGAGTCTCCATCAACTGCAGACCCAACTCGGCCTCAACCAACCACTGTACATCCAGTACCTCTCGTGGGTTCAGGATGTCGTGGTCGGAAACATGGGTACTTCCATTCGCTTTGGCGACCCGGTTGCCCAGCTCATCGCTGAAAAACTCCCCCGCTCGCTGATGCTCGCCGTGGCCGCGACGTTCGTCGCTGTGATGCTCGCCATCCCACTCGGTGTCATAGCAGCCGTCAAACAGAACGAAGGCCCCGACCTCGCGGCCTCGACGTTCAGTTTCGTCGGCGTCTCCATCCCCATCTTCCTCTGGGGGCTGGTGTTCATCCTCGTGTTTGCCGTGTGGCTCGACTGGTTCCCCACCGGCGGGTACGTCCCGCCGAGTGAGGACCCCATCGGAACGCTCAAACACTTGGTGTTGCCTGCTACTTCGATGGGCTTTGCGCTCACGGCCTACGTGATGCGGATGACCCGCTCCAGTATGATTGAGGTGCTGAGCGAAGAGTACATCCGCTTTGCCAAGGCAAAGGGCATGACCCAACGAATCATCGTCCTGCGCCACGCGCTTCGCAACGCCATCATTCCGGTCATCACGGTCGTTGCATTCCAGTTCAGCTACGCCTTCGGTGGCGTGGTCGTCCTCGAAAAGGTGTTCGTCTGGCCGGGCATCGGGAATCTCACGCTCACCGCCATCCAGAGCCGTGACATCCCGCTCCTGCAAGGCTGCATCATCGTCGTTGCGCTCATCTTCATGATTTCGAACTTCACGGCAGACCTGCTGTACGCCTACTTCGACCCACGCATCCGCTACGGAGGTGACGAATAG
- a CDS encoding ABC transporter substrate-binding protein, which yields MSRDGNANENQHEQDSSPHPENRLNRRRFITAASATGALALAGCMGGGDGGDGGDGGNGGDSGSSGEPQSGGTLNWGGSVPVQTLDPHLESAAASARVLENITEGLLTVDWEYNLQPDLAKSWETSEDNTKLTFELREGVKFHNGEEMTSADVLASLERVANGKQYLAHGYFENVDSMKAPDDYTFEITLTEPFAPFLARMATSEMHVVPEAQAQQDQIKEPIGTGPFQFESMEIESEFVMTKFEEYWGEPALLDKVVKKEVSDASVRLQSFQAGELDFINDVPPKDVQSVKSQSNTRFETTFPKALVYMGLNCNREPFDDKHARLALDFAIDKAEVAEAALYGTGKPAATPAAPGSPWENTDIEPRPKDLEKAKEHLSQSAYPDGYTATFKIPEPYAAQVTAAKIIQDSVSEIGINLEIQKIPWSLWLSDVYSKQDFQATTSSYLALWYPDVSYYKFLHPNGAYFFTGWENDEYNTLVEDARRIYDTDKRAEKYHRAAEILQEERAGHLFLFWQANLFAADSSYQGKIGAPDGSTLRFEDNWLDQ from the coding sequence ATGTCTCGGGATGGCAATGCAAACGAAAATCAACACGAACAGGATTCCTCTCCTCATCCGGAAAACCGCTTGAATCGTCGGAGATTCATCACCGCAGCCTCGGCAACTGGTGCGCTTGCGCTCGCTGGTTGTATGGGTGGCGGCGACGGTGGCGATGGCGGCGATGGTGGGAATGGCGGCGACAGCGGCAGCAGTGGCGAGCCACAGTCCGGTGGCACGCTCAACTGGGGCGGCAGTGTCCCCGTCCAGACCCTCGACCCACACCTTGAGAGTGCCGCCGCATCGGCTCGCGTTCTCGAAAACATCACCGAAGGCCTGCTGACGGTCGACTGGGAGTACAACCTCCAGCCAGACCTCGCAAAGTCCTGGGAAACCTCAGAAGACAACACGAAGCTCACTTTCGAACTCAGAGAAGGCGTCAAGTTCCACAACGGCGAGGAGATGACCTCGGCCGACGTGCTGGCTTCGCTCGAACGCGTCGCAAACGGCAAGCAATACCTTGCCCACGGCTACTTCGAGAACGTCGATTCGATGAAAGCGCCGGACGACTACACGTTCGAGATCACGCTCACCGAACCGTTTGCGCCGTTCCTCGCCCGCATGGCTACCTCGGAGATGCACGTCGTCCCCGAAGCACAGGCCCAACAAGACCAGATTAAAGAACCAATCGGCACGGGGCCGTTCCAGTTCGAGAGCATGGAAATCGAGAGCGAGTTCGTGATGACCAAGTTCGAGGAGTACTGGGGCGAACCAGCACTGCTCGACAAAGTCGTCAAAAAGGAAGTGTCGGATGCAAGCGTCCGGCTCCAGTCGTTCCAGGCTGGCGAACTCGACTTCATCAACGACGTGCCACCAAAAGACGTCCAGAGCGTCAAATCCCAGTCGAACACCCGCTTTGAGACCACCTTCCCGAAGGCCCTCGTCTACATGGGCCTCAACTGCAACCGCGAACCGTTCGACGACAAGCACGCTCGCCTCGCACTCGACTTCGCCATCGACAAAGCAGAAGTCGCAGAGGCTGCCCTCTACGGGACGGGCAAGCCAGCCGCGACGCCCGCTGCACCGGGCAGCCCGTGGGAGAACACGGACATAGAACCACGGCCAAAGGACTTAGAGAAAGCCAAAGAACACCTCTCACAGTCTGCCTACCCAGACGGCTATACGGCGACGTTCAAGATTCCAGAGCCGTATGCAGCACAGGTCACCGCGGCGAAAATCATCCAGGACTCCGTCTCCGAAATCGGCATCAACTTAGAGATTCAGAAGATTCCGTGGAGTCTGTGGCTCTCTGACGTCTACAGCAAACAGGACTTCCAAGCGACCACGTCGTCGTACCTCGCACTCTGGTACCCTGACGTGTCGTACTACAAGTTCCTCCACCCGAACGGTGCGTACTTCTTCACCGGCTGGGAGAACGACGAGTACAACACCCTCGTCGAAGACGCCCGCCGCATCTACGACACGGACAAACGGGCAGAAAAGTACCACCGTGCCGCAGAAATCCTGCAAGAAGAGCGTGCTGGTCACCTGTTCTTGTTCTGGCAGGCAAACCTGTTCGCCGCAGATTCGAGCTACCAGGGCAAAATCGGCGCACCGGACGGCTCTACCCTGCGCTTCGAAGACAACTGGCTCGACCAATAA
- a CDS encoding Zn-dependent hydrolase encodes MDVCTERLQNDLEANAEFGAVAVERGRSRTVLTGTEADRKARDYFISQLEAADLAVRVDAVGNIVGRWCPESADPEAAPIAAGSHLDSVPRGGIFDGPLGVYAALEAVRAMQDAGVSPTRPVEVVSFTEEEGQRFGGGLLGSAVAAGDYTVDETLALTDDDGVSLETVLSEIGYLGEGVVDASAWDAWFELHIEQDTRLEAEAVSAGVVTTITGITRCTVEILGEANHAGATLMGDRTDALAAASEFILDIEAATNEYVERESETAVGTVGKLGVSPNAPNVIAGETTLTVDVRDVATESMEHIVAAAKESLARLENERAVETSFDRPWSREPVPMANRCRNALHAAGETADISTLDLHSGAAHDTMNVAAVTDAALLFAPSEDGISHSPREWTDWEDCAAATRVLAGAMANLACQ; translated from the coding sequence ATGGACGTATGCACAGAGCGATTGCAGAACGACCTTGAGGCAAACGCCGAATTCGGGGCGGTCGCCGTCGAGCGCGGTCGAAGTCGGACGGTGCTCACCGGCACCGAGGCAGACCGGAAGGCCCGCGACTATTTCATCTCCCAGCTCGAGGCCGCAGACTTAGCTGTTCGCGTCGATGCTGTCGGGAACATCGTCGGCCGATGGTGCCCAGAGAGCGCAGACCCCGAGGCGGCACCGATTGCTGCGGGGAGCCACCTCGACTCGGTTCCTCGAGGGGGCATCTTCGACGGGCCACTCGGCGTCTACGCTGCTCTCGAAGCCGTCCGGGCCATGCAGGATGCAGGTGTCTCCCCGACACGGCCAGTCGAGGTCGTCTCGTTCACCGAGGAGGAGGGCCAGCGCTTTGGCGGTGGCTTGCTCGGCTCTGCGGTCGCCGCCGGCGACTACACCGTCGACGAAACACTCGCGCTCACCGACGACGACGGCGTTTCGCTCGAAACTGTCCTCTCCGAGATTGGCTATCTCGGTGAAGGCGTCGTCGATGCCAGTGCGTGGGATGCGTGGTTCGAACTCCACATCGAACAGGACACGCGCCTCGAAGCCGAAGCCGTGAGCGCCGGTGTCGTGACGACGATTACCGGTATCACCCGCTGTACCGTCGAGATTCTCGGTGAAGCGAATCACGCGGGAGCGACGCTGATGGGCGACCGAACGGACGCTCTCGCCGCGGCAAGTGAGTTCATCCTCGACATCGAAGCTGCGACCAACGAGTACGTCGAACGCGAGAGCGAAACCGCGGTCGGTACCGTTGGCAAACTCGGCGTCTCGCCGAACGCCCCGAACGTGATTGCCGGCGAGACCACGCTCACCGTAGACGTCAGAGACGTTGCAACCGAGTCGATGGAACACATCGTTGCTGCGGCCAAAGAAAGCCTTGCACGTCTCGAGAACGAACGCGCCGTAGAAACGAGCTTCGACCGTCCGTGGAGCCGCGAACCCGTTCCGATGGCGAACCGGTGTCGCAACGCACTGCACGCCGCTGGTGAGACGGCGGATATTTCGACGCTCGACCTCCATTCCGGGGCGGCTCATGATACGATGAACGTGGCGGCGGTCACGGACGCGGCGCTGTTGTTCGCCCCGTCAGAAGACGGCATCTCACACTCACCGCGTGAGTGGACCGACTGGGAGGACTGTGCAGCCGCAACCCGCGTTCTCGCCGGGGCGATGGCAAACCTCGCCTGTCAGTAG